From Candidatus Thermoplasmatota archaeon, one genomic window encodes:
- the pdxS gene encoding pyridoxal 5'-phosphate synthase lyase subunit PdxS has translation MELKKLRFGTELLKRGFTKLRKGSVIMDVTNQEQAKIAEDAGAVAVMALERVPSEIREQGGVARMADPLKIIEIMQAVSIPVMAKCRIGHEAEARILEALGVDMIDESEVLTPADPFEHIDKKKFKTPFVCGARDLGEALRRINEGAAMIRTKGEAGTGNIIEAVRHQKTMTNQIKELKGMGERELKKKALEYRVPFELLKEVKKLQRLMVVNFAAGGIATPADAALMMLLGSDGVFVGSGIFKSENPKKRAKAIVEAASHYDDAKIIAEVSEGLGAAMKGLAIEELSEEQKLQRRGW, from the coding sequence GTGGAACTAAAGAAACTCAGGTTCGGGACAGAGCTTCTAAAAAGAGGCTTCACCAAACTGCGGAAAGGAAGTGTTATTATGGATGTTACTAATCAAGAGCAGGCTAAAATTGCTGAGGATGCTGGAGCAGTTGCAGTAATGGCTCTTGAAAGGGTTCCATCTGAAATAAGGGAGCAAGGCGGGGTTGCTAGAATGGCAGACCCTCTTAAAATAATTGAAATCATGCAAGCTGTTAGTATTCCTGTAATGGCTAAATGCAGAATAGGCCATGAGGCCGAGGCTAGAATTCTAGAAGCGCTTGGCGTGGATATGATTGATGAAAGCGAGGTTTTAACGCCAGCAGACCCTTTTGAGCATATAGATAAAAAAAAATTTAAAACTCCGTTTGTTTGCGGAGCTAGAGATCTGGGCGAAGCGCTTAGGAGAATTAACGAAGGCGCTGCTATGATAAGGACGAAAGGTGAAGCTGGCACTGGCAATATTATAGAAGCTGTACGTCATCAGAAAACGATGACTAATCAGATAAAAGAGCTTAAAGGCATGGGTGAAAGAGAACTTAAGAAAAAAGCTTTAGAATATCGTGTACCCTTTGAGCTTTTAAAAGAAGTTAAGAAGCTCCAGCGCTTGATGGTTGTTAATTTTGCAGCCGGCGGCATTGCAACTCCTGCAGATGCAGCTTTAATGATGCTCTTGGGTAGCGACGGAGTATTCGTAGGCTCAGGAATATTCAAATCAGAAAATCCTAAAAAAAGAGCTAAGGCTATAGTTGAAGCAGCTTCACATTATGACGATGCTAAGATAATTGCAGAGGTCTCTGAAGGGCTCGGCGCTGCAATGAAAGGGTTGGCAATAGAAGAGCTATCTGAAGAGCAGAAATTGCAGAGAAGAGGCTGGTAG
- a CDS encoding PIN domain-containing protein — MQRIVIDSSVLVEGFAFSATKNFEYYATNSVIEELESKLGDEKVEALRIMGLNVAQPSEFNVTKVEEIASAIGETPRLSKADIDILALAIEIGAAILTDDYSIQNVAKELGIKYIAFAQRGITKKILWKYRCTGCNKYFQNFLTICPICGLRVKTVR; from the coding sequence TAGCGTGCTTGTAGAGGGTTTTGCATTTAGCGCTACTAAAAATTTTGAATATTATGCAACAAATTCTGTAATTGAAGAATTAGAATCTAAGCTGGGGGATGAAAAAGTAGAAGCATTAAGAATAATGGGGTTGAATGTGGCACAACCTTCAGAATTCAACGTAACGAAAGTAGAAGAAATAGCTAGTGCAATTGGCGAAACTCCTAGACTATCTAAAGCAGATATTGATATACTTGCTTTAGCTATTGAAATTGGCGCTGCAATACTTACTGACGACTACTCTATTCAGAACGTTGCTAAAGAGCTTGGAATAAAATATATTGCGTTTGCGCAGAGAGGGATAACTAAGAAGATACTATGGAAGTATAGGTGCACAGGCTGTAATAAATATTTTCAAAATTTTTTAACTATATGCCCTATTTGCGGGCTCAGAGTTAAAACCGTAAGATAG